ATTCGGCCAAGGCGCGGCGCGCGCGGGCGATGGCGGTGGCGCGGTCGGGGCCGGTCACGATCAGCTTGGCCATCATCGAATCGTACTGCCCGGGGACCTGGCCGCCGGCCTCGACGCCGCTGTCCAGGCGGATGCCGATGCCGCCGGGCGGCTGCCACAGGGTGATCGGCCCCGGCGTGGGCAGAAAGCCGCGGCCCGGATCCTCGGCATTGATGCGGAACTCGATCGCATGGCCGCGCGGCGCGGGCACCGCGTCCGAGGCCAGGCGCGCGCCCTGGGCCACGCGGATCATCGCGCGGACGATGTCGATTCCCGTCACCTCCTCGGTGACGGGATGTTCGACCTGAAGGCGGGTGTTCACCTCCAGAAAGCTGATCGTGCCATTGGCCGACAGCAGGAATTCCACCGTACCCGCGCCGCTGTAACCCGCATGGGCGCAGATGGCGCGGGCGGCCTCGTGGATGCGGTCGCGCTGGTCGTCGTCGAGGAAGGGCGCGGGCGCCTCCTCGACCAGCTTCTGGTTGCGGCGCTGCAGGGAACAGTCGCGCGTGCCCAGGACCTTGACCGTGCCGTGGCGGTCGGCCAGGACCTGCGCCTCGATATGGCGGGGGCGGTCCAGGAACTGTTCGACATAGCATTCGCCCCGGCCAAAGGCCGCGACGGCCTCGCGGGTGGCGGCGTCGAACATCTCCTCGACCTCGTCCAGGGCGCGGGCGACGCGCATGCCGCGCCCGCCGCCGCCGAAGGCCGCCTTGATCGCCACGGGCAGGCCGTGATCGCGCGCGAAGGCCAGCGCCTCGGCCCCCGAGGCGACGGGGCCGGGGCTGCCCGCGACCAAGGGCGCGCCCACGGCCTGGGCGATCTCGCGCGCGCGGATCTTGTCGCCAAGCGCGTCGATCACCTCCGGGTCCGGGCCGATCCAGATCATCCCGGCGGCCTGCACCTTGCGGGCGAAATCGGCGTTTTCGGACAGAAAGCCGTATCCCGGATGGATCGCATCCGCCCCCGCCCGGGCGGCGATGGCCAGGATCGCATCGCCGTCCAGATAGGTCTCGGCGGGGCTGGCGCCGGGCAGGGCATGCGCCTCATGGGCCAGGCGAACGAAGGGCGCGTCGCGATCGGGGTCGGAATGGACGGCGATGGCGGTGATCCCCTCATCGCGGCAGGCGCGGATGACGCGCAGGGCGATCTCGCCGCGATTGGCGATCAGGATGCGGCGGATCGGGGCCGTGTCGGGCGTCTGGTCAAGAAACATCGGACCTCTCGGACAGGATGGGGGCAAAGGGCGCATCCGCGACGAAGCGGATCCGCGCGCCGGGGGGCAGCTGGCCGGCCAGGTCCAGCGCCTCGGGGCGCAGGGTGGCGATGACGGGATAGCCGCCGGTCAGCGGGTGATCGGCCAGAAACAGCACCGGCTGGCCGGAATGGGGGATCTGGACGGCACCGGTCGCGGTGCCCTCGCTCGGCAGTTCGGGGCCGTCGCGGGTGATCGCATCGCCCGCCAGCCGCACCCCCACGCGCGAGGATTGCGGCGTCACCCGCCAATCCTGGCCCAGAAAGCGCGCGACCGCCGCCGCGTCGAACCAATCCGTCCGCGGCCCGAGCGTCACGGCCAGCCGCACCACGCCCTCGGGGCGGGGCAGATCGGGGCCGGGGCCTTGGTCGGTCACCGCCTCTGCCGGTCGGCCCGCCGGGGCCAGCGCGTCCCCGTCGGTCAGGGGCGCGGGGCCGATCCCGGCCAGCGTGTCGGTCGCGGCCGATCCCATGACGGGGGGGATGTCGAACCCGCCCCGCAGCGCCAGATAGCTGCGCATGCCGCGCGCGGGGGCCTCGATCGCGATCTCGTCCCCGGCATCGACGGCAAAGGCCGCGCCGCGCGGCACCGCGCGCCCGGCGACCACGGCCTGGCCCGCACCGGCCAGGGCCAGAGTCATCGCGACCTCGGCCCGCAGGCGCAGGGGGCCCAAGGTGATCTCCATCGCGGGATCGTCGGCGGGGTTGCCCACCGCCCGGTTGGCGCGGCGCAGCGCGCCCCGGTCCAGCGCGCCCGAGGCGCTGACCCCCTGCCCCGCCTGACCGATGCGCCCCCCGTCCTGCAGCAGGATCGGAAAGCCGGTGCGGATGACGCGCAGCCCCCGCACAGCGGGCGCGGGCGGGGTGGCCACCGGATGGACGTGCGCCCGACCCTCGACGAATCGCGCGCGGACGCCCGGCTGCAGGATGGCCGGCGGGTCGCGGGCCAGGTCGAACATCGGCAGCGCCGTCCGGCCGATCAGCTGCCAGCCGCCGGGGCTGGCCTGCGGATAGACCCCGCAGAACCGCCCCGCCAGCGCGACCGAGCCTGCCGGAATGCGCGTGCGCGGCGCGGGCCTGCGCGGCAGATCGAAGCGCGCATCCCCGCAGGTCATATAGGCAAAGCCCGGCGCGAAGCCGCAGAAGGCCACCTGCCAGACGGCCTCCTGATGGGCGGCGATGACCTCGGCCCGGGTCAGGTCCATCAGGGCCGCGACCTCGTCCAGATCCTCGCCGTCATAGGTCATCGGGATCTCGACGACCGGGGCGTCCCGGTCGGGGATGTGGCTGCCTGCAGGCCGCCGCGCCAGGATCGCGCGGGCCAGATCCGCATCCGCCGGCACCCCCGGCGCGGTGGTCACCATCAGCGTGCGGGCGGCGGGCACGATCTCGGCGATGCCCGGCACCGGATCGGCGGCCAGCGCATCGAAGAGCGCCAGCGTCCGGCCAAGATCCTCCAGCTCGACCAGCAGGCAGCGCGGGCCGATGGGCAGGACCCGGGTCATGCGAAGCCCGCGATGGTCACGCCGCGATCCAGCAGCGCGGCGCGCACCGCCCCGGCCATGGCGACCGCGCCGGGGCTGTCGCCATGCACGCAGATGCTATCGGCGCGCAGATGCAGGTCGGACCCGTCCTGGGCCTCGATCACCCCTTCGGTGGCCAGGCGGACCATCCGGGCCGCCACCAGGTCCGGGTCATGCAGCACCGCGCCGGGCAGCCGCCGCGAGACCAGCGCGCCCGCCGCCGTATAGGCGCGGTCGGCGAAGGCCTCGGCCACCACGCGCAGGCCCGCTGCGCGGGCGCGGTCCAGGATCGGCGCCCCCGCCAGCCCCATCAGCAC
This portion of the Paracoccus aestuarii genome encodes:
- a CDS encoding acetyl/propionyl/methylcrotonyl-CoA carboxylase subunit alpha gives rise to the protein MRRILIANRGEIALRVIRACRDEGITAIAVHSDPDRDAPFVRLAHEAHALPGASPAETYLDGDAILAIAARAGADAIHPGYGFLSENADFARKVQAAGMIWIGPDPEVIDALGDKIRAREIAQAVGAPLVAGSPGPVASGAEALAFARDHGLPVAIKAAFGGGGRGMRVARALDEVEEMFDAATREAVAAFGRGECYVEQFLDRPRHIEAQVLADRHGTVKVLGTRDCSLQRRNQKLVEEAPAPFLDDDQRDRIHEAARAICAHAGYSGAGTVEFLLSANGTISFLEVNTRLQVEHPVTEEVTGIDIVRAMIRVAQGARLASDAVPAPRGHAIEFRINAEDPGRGFLPTPGPITLWQPPGGIGIRLDSGVEAGGQVPGQYDSMMAKLIVTGPDRATAIARARRALAEFRIEGVASVLPFHRAVLEAPEFTDDFDVHTRWIETDFADRLAQAVAPAPRVDPAPDVAMIRLPIEIDGRRHMLGIPQGMLSLGGAPAPEPAPAQEEEGAVTAPVSGSLSLWQVDDGAVVEAGQVIAVIEAMKMETRIEAPRAGRLTRLAGQGDSLAQGQALARIEDQPE
- a CDS encoding urea amidolyase family protein, producing MTRVLPIGPRCLLVELEDLGRTLALFDALAADPVPGIAEIVPAARTLMVTTAPGVPADADLARAILARRPAGSHIPDRDAPVVEIPMTYDGEDLDEVAALMDLTRAEVIAAHQEAVWQVAFCGFAPGFAYMTCGDARFDLPRRPAPRTRIPAGSVALAGRFCGVYPQASPGGWQLIGRTALPMFDLARDPPAILQPGVRARFVEGRAHVHPVATPPAPAVRGLRVIRTGFPILLQDGGRIGQAGQGVSASGALDRGALRRANRAVGNPADDPAMEITLGPLRLRAEVAMTLALAGAGQAVVAGRAVPRGAAFAVDAGDEIAIEAPARGMRSYLALRGGFDIPPVMGSAATDTLAGIGPAPLTDGDALAPAGRPAEAVTDQGPGPDLPRPEGVVRLAVTLGPRTDWFDAAAVARFLGQDWRVTPQSSRVGVRLAGDAITRDGPELPSEGTATGAVQIPHSGQPVLFLADHPLTGGYPVIATLRPEALDLAGQLPPGARIRFVADAPFAPILSERSDVS